One part of the Oceanidesulfovibrio indonesiensis genome encodes these proteins:
- a CDS encoding class I SAM-dependent DNA methyltransferase, giving the protein MDKEIFNKVYNAEDHEVLMDAYKDWAGKYDSDLAEEGYVAPAASAAVLQNYLDDKNAYILDAGCGTGLVGELLAKAGFTNQDALDYSREMLDEAAQKGIYKKLFQADLTKPLDIADNTYDAIICVGTFTYGHVGPDAFGELIRVTRNGGYICFTVREGAYEEHDYRKHMLKLEGEGCWELEELREADYIKGDNVTCKVCLYRVAK; this is encoded by the coding sequence ATGGATAAGGAAATCTTCAATAAAGTGTACAATGCCGAGGACCACGAGGTCCTCATGGACGCGTACAAAGACTGGGCCGGCAAGTACGACTCCGATCTGGCCGAAGAAGGTTACGTGGCGCCCGCTGCCAGCGCCGCCGTCCTCCAGAACTATTTGGACGACAAAAACGCCTACATCCTGGACGCCGGCTGCGGCACCGGCCTGGTGGGCGAACTGCTGGCCAAGGCCGGCTTCACCAACCAGGACGCGCTGGACTACTCCAGGGAAATGCTCGATGAGGCCGCCCAGAAAGGCATCTACAAGAAGCTCTTCCAGGCCGACCTGACAAAGCCGCTCGACATCGCCGACAACACCTATGACGCGATCATCTGCGTAGGCACCTTCACATACGGCCACGTCGGGCCGGACGCGTTCGGCGAGTTGATCCGCGTGACCAGGAACGGCGGCTACATCTGTTTCACCGTGCGCGAAGGCGCCTACGAGGAGCATGACTACAGAAAGCACATGCTCAAGCTCGAAGGCGAAGGCTGCTGGGAGCTCGAAGAGCTTCGCGAAGCGGATTACATCAAGGGCGACAACGTGACCTGCAAGGTCTGCCTCTACCGCGTGGCCAAGTAG
- the proX gene encoding glycine betaine/L-proline ABC transporter substrate-binding protein ProX — protein MKNRILAIMLTLAMVLGLAGTAVAAGKPGEGKSVTPGRATWTTGFFQEAIFSRALKELGYDVKKAKDLSNPIFYQAVTQGDVDYWANGWFPLHYAQLPDNFDEKAERVGYVAKAGGLSGYLVSKDAVEEFNIQSLDDFKREEVKKAFDANGDGKADLVACPPGWGCEKVISHHLAVYGLKDHVNAIQASYPAAMADAIARFNNGEPVFFYTWAPNWTIFKLKPGEDVLWMNVPEIIPSEAQEGFEEQLTMSGVEGAVSDPVKMGFVANDIQVVANKEFLAENPAARKLFEIMSIPLFDIAEQNTRMFDGEDSQRDIERHVDEWIEANQEAWNGWIAEAAKAAK, from the coding sequence ATGAAGAATCGAATTCTCGCGATTATGCTTACGCTCGCCATGGTGCTCGGCCTTGCCGGCACGGCAGTTGCCGCCGGCAAACCCGGCGAAGGCAAAAGCGTTACGCCCGGCCGCGCCACCTGGACCACCGGCTTTTTCCAGGAAGCAATCTTCAGCCGCGCCCTCAAGGAGCTCGGCTACGACGTCAAGAAAGCCAAGGACCTTTCCAATCCGATCTTCTACCAGGCCGTCACCCAGGGTGACGTTGACTACTGGGCCAACGGCTGGTTCCCGCTGCACTATGCGCAGTTGCCCGACAACTTCGATGAAAAGGCCGAGCGTGTGGGCTATGTGGCCAAGGCAGGCGGACTTTCCGGTTACCTCGTCTCCAAGGATGCGGTGGAAGAATTCAATATCCAGTCCCTGGACGACTTCAAGCGCGAGGAAGTGAAGAAAGCCTTCGACGCCAACGGCGACGGCAAGGCCGATCTCGTGGCCTGCCCTCCCGGCTGGGGTTGCGAGAAGGTCATCAGCCACCACCTGGCGGTCTACGGACTGAAAGACCACGTGAACGCCATCCAGGCGTCCTACCCTGCCGCCATGGCCGACGCCATCGCCCGGTTCAACAACGGCGAGCCCGTTTTCTTCTATACCTGGGCCCCCAACTGGACCATCTTCAAACTCAAGCCGGGCGAGGACGTACTGTGGATGAACGTCCCGGAAATCATTCCCTCTGAAGCGCAGGAAGGCTTTGAAGAGCAGCTGACCATGTCCGGCGTGGAAGGCGCCGTGTCCGACCCCGTCAAGATGGGCTTCGTGGCCAACGACATCCAGGTGGTCGCGAACAAGGAATTCCTCGCTGAGAACCCGGCTGCCCGGAAGCTGTTCGAGATAATGTCCATTCCGCTCTTTGACATCGCCGAGCAGAACACCAGGATGTTCGACGGCGAGGACAGCCAGCGCGACATCGAGCGCCACGTGGACGAATGGATCGAGGCCAACCAGGAGGCCTGGAACGGCTGGATTGCCGAGGCCGCCAAGGCCGCCAAGTAG
- a CDS encoding ABC transporter permease, with protein sequence MNILNFEDYIIPLDDWIETVVDWLVANYRSQFQLIKWPVEQTLGSIDWFLNVLPPIVVIILLALAAWRVSSWKLGVFTAVTMTFIGFLGLWEDSMTTLAMVLSAVVFCTIVGIPTGILAARSDRFEQVIRPVLDAMQTTPAFVYLVPVVMLFSIGTVAGVIATIVFAMPPIIRLTNLGIRQTPRELVEAAVAFGATPWQVLRRVQLPLAKATIMAGLNQTIMMSLSMVVIAALIGAGGLGVAVFQGLNSLQVGLAGIGGLAIVLLAIVLDRITQSMGKEVQK encoded by the coding sequence ATGAATATACTGAATTTCGAGGACTATATCATACCGCTCGACGACTGGATCGAAACAGTCGTGGATTGGCTGGTGGCCAACTACAGAAGCCAGTTCCAGCTCATCAAGTGGCCTGTTGAGCAGACCCTCGGCTCCATCGACTGGTTTCTCAACGTCCTGCCGCCCATCGTGGTCATCATTCTGCTGGCTCTGGCCGCATGGCGCGTCTCCAGCTGGAAGCTCGGGGTGTTCACCGCCGTGACCATGACGTTCATCGGCTTTCTGGGGCTGTGGGAAGATTCCATGACCACCCTGGCCATGGTGCTCTCGGCCGTGGTCTTCTGCACCATCGTGGGCATCCCCACGGGCATACTGGCGGCCCGGAGCGACCGGTTCGAGCAGGTCATACGGCCGGTGCTGGACGCCATGCAGACAACGCCGGCGTTCGTCTACCTCGTTCCCGTGGTCATGCTCTTCTCCATCGGCACTGTGGCCGGCGTCATCGCCACCATCGTCTTCGCCATGCCGCCCATCATCCGGCTCACAAACCTGGGCATCCGCCAGACCCCGCGGGAGCTGGTGGAAGCTGCCGTGGCCTTCGGCGCCACGCCCTGGCAGGTGCTCCGCCGCGTGCAGCTGCCTCTGGCCAAGGCAACCATCATGGCCGGCCTCAACCAGACCATCATGATGTCGCTGTCCATGGTCGTCATCGCCGCGCTCATCGGCGCGGGCGGTCTCGGCGTTGCGGTGTTCCAGGGGCTCAACAGCCTCCAGGTGGGCCTGGCCGGCATCGGCGGTCTCGCCATCGTGCTGCTGGCTATCGTGCTGGACCGCATCACCCAGTCCATGGGCAAGGAAGTGCAGAAATAA
- the proV gene encoding glycine betaine/L-proline ABC transporter ATP-binding protein ProV, protein MNEKIVVKNLYKIFGKDPGKALELLKQGYDKESIHEKTGMTVGVQDASFSVMEGEVFVVMGLSGSGKSTLVRMLNRLIDPSAGYVYVDGEDVAHMNQEALVNLRRRNMTMVFQSFALMPHMTVLENVAFGLEMAGVPREERETRASEALEQVGLGPYGSSYPRELSGGMQQRVGLARGLAVDPEIMLMDEAFSALDPLIRTEMQDELLNLQQEHKRTIVFISHDLDEAMRIGDRIAIMEGGRIVQVGTPEEILRNPADEYVRSFFRGVDPTNILTAGDIVRDTQTTVISRDGLGPRAALERLTSQDRTWAFVLDPKKRYLGAVSVESLREAVGNEESGESGLKSALLDEVAPVSPSATMQDILVEVASKPWPVPVVNENGAYMGAISKNIFLRTLQREAEQAQAEG, encoded by the coding sequence ATGAACGAAAAAATCGTCGTCAAGAACCTGTACAAAATATTCGGCAAGGATCCAGGCAAAGCCCTGGAGCTTTTGAAACAGGGATACGACAAGGAATCCATCCACGAAAAAACCGGTATGACGGTGGGCGTTCAGGACGCCAGTTTCTCTGTCATGGAAGGTGAAGTCTTTGTCGTCATGGGTCTTTCCGGCTCAGGCAAATCCACCCTCGTGCGCATGCTCAACCGGCTCATCGACCCATCGGCAGGCTATGTCTATGTGGACGGCGAGGACGTGGCCCACATGAACCAGGAAGCCTTGGTGAATCTGCGCCGCCGAAACATGACCATGGTTTTCCAGTCCTTTGCGCTCATGCCGCACATGACGGTGCTGGAAAACGTGGCTTTCGGCCTGGAGATGGCCGGCGTTCCCAGGGAGGAGCGCGAGACGCGTGCTTCCGAGGCGCTGGAGCAGGTGGGGCTCGGACCATACGGCTCTAGCTACCCCAGAGAACTTTCCGGCGGCATGCAGCAGCGCGTGGGCCTGGCCCGCGGCCTGGCCGTGGACCCGGAAATCATGCTCATGGACGAGGCCTTCTCCGCGCTGGACCCGCTCATCCGCACCGAAATGCAGGATGAACTGCTCAATCTCCAGCAGGAGCACAAGCGCACCATCGTCTTCATCTCCCACGATCTCGACGAAGCCATGCGCATCGGCGACCGAATCGCAATCATGGAAGGCGGTCGCATCGTGCAGGTGGGCACGCCCGAAGAGATTCTCCGCAACCCGGCCGACGAGTACGTGCGCTCTTTCTTCCGCGGCGTGGACCCCACGAACATCCTCACCGCCGGCGACATCGTGCGCGACACGCAGACTACGGTCATCAGCCGCGACGGCCTCGGCCCTCGCGCCGCCCTGGAGCGCCTCACCTCGCAGGACCGCACCTGGGCTTTCGTGCTCGACCCCAAAAAGCGCTACCTGGGCGCGGTCTCCGTGGAGAGCCTGCGCGAAGCCGTAGGCAACGAGGAATCCGGCGAAAGCGGCCTGAAGAGTGCGCTCCTGGATGAGGTGGCGCCCGTTTCGCCCTCGGCGACCATGCAGGACATCCTGGTTGAGGTCGCATCCAAGCCCTGGCCCGTTCCCGTTGTGAACGAGAACGGCGCGTACATGGGCGCGATATCCAAGAACATATTCCTGCGCACCCTCCAGCGGGAGGCCGAGCAGGCCCAGGCCGAAGGGTAA